The Gammaproteobacteria bacterium nucleotide sequence AAAGGATTTGGACTTAGCAAAAAAGCGAATGAAAGAGGTTTCAAAATGAGCAGATCAACACTAACAGATTTTAAAAATAAAGCACTTTCTAAAGCTGCTGTTAATAAAGAGTATCAATCTCTAGCCCCAGCCTATGCATTACGTAAAAAGCTCATCGCACTTCGCCAAAAAGCGGGGTTAACCCAGGAGCAGGTTGCTGATGTACTGCATACACAGAAAAGCAATATTTCTAGGCTAGAGAATGCAAACTCAGTTAATTCTCCAAAATTATCAACGATTGAGCAATACGCTGATGCAGTAGGTTATGACGTTGAAATTAAATTCACGCCAAAAAGAGCACATAACAAGTCAATAAACCGGACGTAAAAAACACGCCGGTTATTTCAAACGTTATGCGGCTATAAAATTATTCTTACCTAGCTCGTCAGTTGTGAAGTAGTTTCTTTGGTTTAGTGTTTTTATTTGTGCTTGTGTGTAAAGCCAGGCAATGTGTTTTTAAGAGGAAAGTATGGTGCAAGTGAAGATTCGGCCTGCGCAGAACAAAGACATCCCTTTCCTTGGTTGGGTAATGTTTACGGCTGCGCGTTCTCACCTCGCCGAGTCGCCTTGGGGTGTGATTTTTCATGAACCCGAAGCGCGAACCCGAATATTGTTGGAGCGTATGTCTCAAATTCCAGCTCTGCCTTGGTCCCACGTTTCGAGATTTCGGATTGCTGAGGTGGGCGGGGCGCCCGTTGCTGCCATGTGTGGGTTTGTACCCGTGGTTGAGGGTTCTCCTATTTTGGCCGAATTAGAGCTTGGCGTTGCGAAACAAGAATTCAACTATTCCGCAGAACGTTTGGCCGGAGTCCTCGATCGCCTCACGGTTGCGACGTTAGGATTTCCCGAGGATCTGCCCGATATTTGGGGGATCGAAAATGTTGCCGTTCTGCCGAAATTTCGTGGCAAAGGGATACTTGATCGCCTGTTCATGCACGTTCTTGAAGAGGGGCGGAAAAAAGGTTTTAAACGGGTGCAAACTTTGTGCCTGATTGGTAATGAGCGGGGCCAACAAGCATTTGAACGCAACGGATTCAAGGTGTTGTCCCAGAAGACAAACCCGGTGTTTAATGAGCTGTTTGGAACTCCCGGTGCTAAGTTGCTTGTTCAAGATTTATGACCGACTTGATCGCGACAGTTAACATCTGCGATGGGAATGAAATGAACGCTGGAATCGGTGATCTCGGATTCAAAAAGAGAGCAGTTTCTTGTGAGTTAGTACAAAAATATTTGATCACTATAGTATTGGTTAGCGTCTTTACAGCGCTATTTTTTAGAGCTGCATTTGTTCCAATGATCGGGTAAGGTTTAGGGCTGGTTGTTGCATTTTTTGGTGGCACGCGTGTTCTGTGGCTTTGCTCAAAAGAAACGTCGCATAATGCGGTCTTAGCACTCTTTGATAAAGTTCAGGATTTTGTTTGATATCTCAAAAAAGAGCAAGAAAGCGACACAATCGTTTTGAAGAACGGAAGTGAGTTTATATAGAAAAGACAGGTGATGTTTGTATGAAAAATCCGCTATGGCTTTCACCATAACGGTTTTTTCATGCTTATCAGTCTTCTAGGCGGCTTTATCTTCCACTGTCTCTTCAGGTGCTGAGGTGCGAATCAAGTGGTCGAATGCGCTCAGTGCGGCAGTAGAGCCAGCGCCCATAGCGATAATGATTTGTTTATAAGGGACAGTGGTGACATCACCTGCGGCCATAACGCCGGGTATGGAGGTTTGGCCACGATCGTCGATAATGATTTCTCCGCGTTTACTCAGCTCAATATCACCTTCGAGAAATTCGGTATTAGGAAGCAAACCGATTTGTACAAAAATACCTGCTAGCTCAACTTTATGTGATTCATTTGTTGTGCGATCGGTATAATTAAGACCATTGACTCGCTCGTCATCACCAAGCACCTCAGTGGTTTGAGCATTCATGATGATGTCGATGTTCTTCAAAGAACGTGCTTTACGTTGCAGCACTTCGTCTGCTAACAGTTTGTCGGCAAATTCTAATACGGTGACATGCTCGACAATGCCAGCGAGGTCGATAGCAGCTTCGATACCGGAATTACCACCACCAATAACAGCAACACGTTTGCCTTTAAACAACGGCCCATCACAATGTGGACAATAGGCAACGCCTTTGCCACGATATTTTTGCTCACCAGGCACGTTCATTTCACGCCAACGTGCGCCAGTGGCCAAAATCACGGAACGGCTCTTTAGTACGGCACCACTATCGAGTGTCACTTCAAGGTATCCAGAGTTTTTTATTTTATCGGTAAGTTTGCTGGCTTTTTGGCCTTTAACGAGATCGACGTCATAGTCGAGTACGTGTTGTTCAAGGTTGGCTACCAGTTTCGGGCCTTCAGTTGCTTTAACAGAAATGAAGTTTTCGATGCTCATGGTGTCCATTACCTGGCCACCAAAACGATCGGCGACGATGCCAGTACGAATGCCTTTACGTGCGGCGTAAATGGCTGCTGATGCGCCGGCTGGACCACCACCGACAATGAGCACATCGTAGGGGGCTTTATCTGAGAGTGCTGCCGCTTGCTTTTTGGCTGCGCCGCTATCAACTTTATTGAGAATATCTTCAATCGCCATACGGCCTTGGCTAAAGGGTTCACCATTGAGGTAGATGGCGGGTACGGCCATGATGTTGCGTGATTCAACTTCGTTTTGAAATAACGCACCGTCGATCATGGTGTGTTTAATCTTTGGGTTGAGTACAGCCATTAGGTTTAATGCCTGAACAACCTCGGGGCAGTTTTGGCATGACAGAGAAATATAGGTTTCAAAGCTTAACTCTGCATCTAGACCTTTAATTTGATCTTGTATGGCTTGTTCGACTTTAGATGGGTGACCACCGCTTTGCAGTAGTGCCAATATTAATGAGGTAAATTCATGCCCCATAGGAATGCCAGCAAACTCTACGCGTGCAGCTTCGCCTTTTGGGCCAATGGCCATTAAGGGTGCGCGGCCTTCAGAGTCGGTGCTTTTGCTTAGTGTAATTTTTTCTGATAGCTGGGCAATTTCAGTTGCCAGGCTAAGTAATTCTTGCGCTTTGGTGCTGTCATTAACGGACACAGTAATCTCAATCGGATTGACGAGGTTTTTTAAATAGGTGTCCAGTTGCGTTTTAATTGTTGCATCTAACATATTCGTCTCCTTATAAAACTGTGTATGCACTGAGTCATAGAGAAACACAAGCCAGTCACGTTACTGCTATGGCTGGCTTGTGCTTTACCTTAAGTGAACTTAGATTTTACCAACCAGATCCAGTGATGGAGCCAAGGTTGCTTCACCCTCTTTCCATTTAGCTGGGCAAACTTCACCTGGGTTTGCTGCTACGTATTGTGCTGCTTTGACTTTGTTTAGCAATTGTTCTGCATCACGACCAATACCTTCAGCAGTGACTTCCATGGTTTGAATAACGCCGTCTGGGTCGATCAAAAACGTACCGCGATCTGCCAGACCTTGCTCTTCACGCATGACTTCAAAGTTGCGCGTAATTAAGCCAGTTGGATCACCAATCATGGTGTACTGGATTTTGCCAATGGTGTCAGATGCATCGTGCCAGGCTTTGTGGGTAAAGTGAGTGTCGGTAGAGACTGAAAAGATTTCTACGCCACGTTTTTGGAACTCTTTGTAATGATCGGCCATATCACCAAGTTCAGTCGGACAAACAAAGGTGAAGTCGGCAGGGTAGAAAAAGAATATAGCCCATTTGCCTTGAACGTCTTTGTCAGATATATCGAAGAATTCACCTTGCTTGAAAGCGCTGGCCTGGAATGGTTTGATTTGTGTATTAATTAACGCCATGTGTCGATTTCCTTAAGAGAGTTTAAAATTTAAAAAAACTAAAAAATTTGTCTACGGGGCAATATTAATAAAATCTATTAAATTAATAAAGTTAATAGTTCCTATTGTTATGATAGAAAAAAACTATTACCATGGCAAATGGACTATTACTGGTTAAAACTAAAAGAGGCTAAAACTGAGATAGTTAATTTTATTAAGGTGTTTTAGCGTGCAGCCTGCCTCGGAATACACACTAATAAGGTGTCATTCACATATTAGGCGGTGTATCACCAGCTAAATTTGAAAGAAGCATGTTTTTGCAATCAATCAGTGTCTAGTAAACGCTGGGAAGTCTAGGATGGTTAAAAGGCTAGGGAAGTCACCGCAGTGCTGTACACATCTAATTGGGTTTTTATGCGGTCTTTTATGATGTTACTTTATAATAATCAATAGATTGTAGCTGAGTGCCAATTAAAGCAATCACAGAGAAGAGGTTGATCGCGTATAATGCCTGGTTTGGGTTTGGCGGCTCGCGCTTGTCTTCTCGCAACGTTATATTGTGAACCCCGTCAGGCCTGGAAGGGAGCAGCGGCAGCAGTGGACACGTGTGTTGGGGTCAGGCGGGCGCGAGTTGCCTCTTACCTTATTTCCCTTATTTCAGTAGCGTTGCAGCTACTACCGAGACCGTTAATATAGCGCAATGAGTTATCAGGTTCTGGCACGCAAATGGCGGCCACGGTCGTTTACCGAACTCGTCGGTCAAACGCATGTGGTGACGCCGCTTACCAATGCCCTTAAACAAAAGCGGGTTCATCACGCTTTTTTATTTAGCGGCACCCGTGGTGTCGGTAAAACCACTATCGCCCGCGTTTTCGCCAAGGCGCTCAATTGTGAGACAGGTGTTACGGCTGAGCCTTGTGGTCAGTGCAGTGCCTGCACTGAAATTGATGAAGGTCGTTTTATCGATTTGATTGAAGTGGATGCGGCATCACGTACCAAGGTCGATGACACCCGTGAGTTGCTTGATAACGTGCCCTATGCGCCATCACGTGGGCGCTACAAGGTGTACCTCATTGATGAGGTGCACATGCTCTCTAAACACAGTTTTAATGCATTATTGAAAACACTGGAAGAACCGCCACCGCATGTGAAATTTTTGCTGGCGACGACTGACCCACAAAAATTGCCGGTCACCGTATTATCACGCTGTTTGCAGTTTAATCTCAAACGCTTGCCCTTAGAGGCGATTAGTGGCCACTTAGAAAAGATACTCAAAAGTGAAGGCATTGAATTTGAAACAGCCGCTTTAACGCAAATTGCTGCTGCGGCCGAAGGCAGTGTGCGTGATAGTTTGAGTTTGCTTGATCAGGCTATTGCGTTTTCTAATGGCAAAATACTCGCCGATGATGTGCGCAGTATGTTGGGCTCAATTAGCCATGACTATGTGGTGTCTCTGCTTGAAGCCTTGGCTAATGCCGATGCTGCACGTTTATTAGAAATTGTCGGCACCTTGATGGAGCAGGGTGCTGATGCCAATGCCGTGCTGGCTGAGTTAGTTAGCAGCCTGCACTTAATTGCTATGTTGCAAGCGCATCCACAATTAAACGATGACCGTTTAGCAACACGGACAGAACTGAGCGCATTTACCGATCGTATCGGTGCTGAAGATGTTCAACTATTTTATCAAATCGCTATTATGGCGCGACGCGATATGCCTTATGTACCCGACACACGTAGTGGTCTTGAAATGACCTTGTTACGTATGTTGGCCTTTAAGCCAGCAGAGCGTGGCGCTGCTGTTGTGACCGCGACACCAGCAGAAAGTGATAGCTCGCAACAGGTTTTATCGACACCACAGCCAGCGCCTGTTTTTGATCAAGCGCAGCCCAGATCAGCAGCAGATGCAATGGCAATGGCCACTGCCTCAAAAAAAAAGTCAGTAGCTCACGTAAGTCCGACAAGCCCGGCTAAGTCTAGCCCTGTACCTGACGCAGACACAGCAGTGCAACTTACTACACACCCGCAACCCATTAAAGTAGAACAATTTAAGCCTCAGCCGGTCAAACCCAAGCCAGTTAAGCCCGGGCCAGTTAAACCGGAACAAGTCAAACAGCTTGCGCCTGATGTGTCGGTAGTGATTGATACAGCCATTAATGAATGGGAAACAATTGTTGAGTCGTTAGGCATTGAGGCATTGGTGCGTGAATTGGCAATGAATTCTGTACTACAGAGTCATAACAATAGCGTGTTTAATATTACACTCAATAAGTCACAGCCACATTTGAATAATGAGCGTTTAGAGAAGCGGCTTGAGCAGGCGTTGCAACAGCGCTTTGGTAAAACAACCAAGTTAGTGGTTGCGCTAGGTGTAGCGGTTAATACACCCGCTGCCATCGTTAAAGCGCGTTATGATAAAAAAGTAGATAAGGCACGTATTGCATTAGAGAATGACCATACTGTGCAACAATTGAAAGAAGTGTTTGGTGCAGAAATGCAGCAGGATTCGATACGCCCGGTTGAATAAACGTGCTAGGAGTGAACGTAACAACTAATTTTATTAGCTTAAATGAAAAGGTGAAAAAATGATGAAAGGTGGAATTAGTGGTTTGATGAAACAAGCGCAAAAAATGCAAGAGAACATGCAAAAAGCGCAAGAACAACTAGCAGAGATGGAAGTTGACGGCAAAGCTGGGGGCGGCTTGGTGAGCGTTGTCATGACTGGTCGTCATGATCTACGTAAAGTCACCATTGATGACAGTTTAATGGATGACAAAGAAATGCTTGAAGACCTGATTGCTGCGGCAGTGAACGATGCCGTGCGTACAGTTGAAACGACAACCAAAGAAAAAATGGGCGCAGTGACCGGCGGCATGAATTTGCCTGCTGGTATGAAGATGCCATTTTAGGAGACCGTCAATCATTTAGCCGATAACTTAGCTAAGTTTAGTTAAACGATCAAACCGGCCAATTTAATCCGGCTTCACAGTACACCATAAAAATATAAGACACTAAACTTGGAGATCATGATCATGAATAAATTATTTAGCATATCCTTACTAGTCTTGGCATTATTGTTGTCACTATCCACTCACGCACTTAGTCCTGCTGGGCAACGTAATATTGATTTGCTAACTAATGGTGGTCCAATTAGCATCCGTAATGCAGCCAAGAGCATTTATAATACGGGGGAAAGAGATCAGCAGGTACTAGACGTTCTCGCTGAAGTGCTGCTTGAAAGCTACCAGAAACCCCCGTCTCGCGACCAGGTAGACGCTATGTCCTGGGCCTCT carries:
- a CDS encoding helix-turn-helix domain-containing protein gives rise to the protein MSRSTLTDFKNKALSKAAVNKEYQSLAPAYALRKKLIALRQKAGLTQEQVADVLHTQKSNISRLENANSVNSPKLSTIEQYADAVGYDVEIKFTPKRAHNKSINRT
- a CDS encoding GNAT family N-acetyltransferase codes for the protein MVQVKIRPAQNKDIPFLGWVMFTAARSHLAESPWGVIFHEPEARTRILLERMSQIPALPWSHVSRFRIAEVGGAPVAAMCGFVPVVEGSPILAELELGVAKQEFNYSAERLAGVLDRLTVATLGFPEDLPDIWGIENVAVLPKFRGKGILDRLFMHVLEEGRKKGFKRVQTLCLIGNERGQQAFERNGFKVLSQKTNPVFNELFGTPGAKLLVQDL
- the ahpF gene encoding alkyl hydroperoxide reductase subunit F; this encodes MLDATIKTQLDTYLKNLVNPIEITVSVNDSTKAQELLSLATEIAQLSEKITLSKSTDSEGRAPLMAIGPKGEAARVEFAGIPMGHEFTSLILALLQSGGHPSKVEQAIQDQIKGLDAELSFETYISLSCQNCPEVVQALNLMAVLNPKIKHTMIDGALFQNEVESRNIMAVPAIYLNGEPFSQGRMAIEDILNKVDSGAAKKQAAALSDKAPYDVLIVGGGPAGASAAIYAARKGIRTGIVADRFGGQVMDTMSIENFISVKATEGPKLVANLEQHVLDYDVDLVKGQKASKLTDKIKNSGYLEVTLDSGAVLKSRSVILATGARWREMNVPGEQKYRGKGVAYCPHCDGPLFKGKRVAVIGGGNSGIEAAIDLAGIVEHVTVLEFADKLLADEVLQRKARSLKNIDIIMNAQTTEVLGDDERVNGLNYTDRTTNESHKVELAGIFVQIGLLPNTEFLEGDIELSKRGEIIIDDRGQTSIPGVMAAGDVTTVPYKQIIIAMGAGSTAALSAFDHLIRTSAPEETVEDKAA
- the ahpC gene encoding alkyl hydroperoxide reductase subunit C, giving the protein MALINTQIKPFQASAFKQGEFFDISDKDVQGKWAIFFFYPADFTFVCPTELGDMADHYKEFQKRGVEIFSVSTDTHFTHKAWHDASDTIGKIQYTMIGDPTGLITRNFEVMREEQGLADRGTFLIDPDGVIQTMEVTAEGIGRDAEQLLNKVKAAQYVAANPGEVCPAKWKEGEATLAPSLDLVGKI
- the dnaX gene encoding DNA polymerase III subunit gamma/tau, with amino-acid sequence MSYQVLARKWRPRSFTELVGQTHVVTPLTNALKQKRVHHAFLFSGTRGVGKTTIARVFAKALNCETGVTAEPCGQCSACTEIDEGRFIDLIEVDAASRTKVDDTRELLDNVPYAPSRGRYKVYLIDEVHMLSKHSFNALLKTLEEPPPHVKFLLATTDPQKLPVTVLSRCLQFNLKRLPLEAISGHLEKILKSEGIEFETAALTQIAAAAEGSVRDSLSLLDQAIAFSNGKILADDVRSMLGSISHDYVVSLLEALANADAARLLEIVGTLMEQGADANAVLAELVSSLHLIAMLQAHPQLNDDRLATRTELSAFTDRIGAEDVQLFYQIAIMARRDMPYVPDTRSGLEMTLLRMLAFKPAERGAAVVTATPAESDSSQQVLSTPQPAPVFDQAQPRSAADAMAMATASKKKSVAHVSPTSPAKSSPVPDADTAVQLTTHPQPIKVEQFKPQPVKPKPVKPGPVKPEQVKQLAPDVSVVIDTAINEWETIVESLGIEALVRELAMNSVLQSHNNSVFNITLNKSQPHLNNERLEKRLEQALQQRFGKTTKLVVALGVAVNTPAAIVKARYDKKVDKARIALENDHTVQQLKEVFGAEMQQDSIRPVE
- a CDS encoding YbaB/EbfC family nucleoid-associated protein — its product is MMKGGISGLMKQAQKMQENMQKAQEQLAEMEVDGKAGGGLVSVVMTGRHDLRKVTIDDSLMDDKEMLEDLIAAAVNDAVRTVETTTKEKMGAVTGGMNLPAGMKMPF